In Deltaproteobacteria bacterium, the sequence GAAGCCCCTCACCAGCCAGGAATGCGCCCGGTGCCATATGGATCAATTCACGAGGATCAGAAAAGACGGGGGCAAGCATGTCGGTGTTGCATGTACGGATTGCCACGAGGTCTATCATGCGTATAACCCCTTGAAGAACAATTACGCCGAGATCATGCCGAAATGCTCGGCCTGTCATGATAATCCTCACGGCAAAGACAAGGCCGTTCAAAAGTGTGCAAATTGTCATGCCGATCCCCACAGACCGGTGGCGGCAATCCCGGATCCATCCAACATGGAAATGCAGTGCAGGCTATGCCATACCCAGGTGGCACAGAGCCTGACCAGGCACCCCAGCAAGCACACGGAAGAAGACTGCTCCTCATGTCATTCCCAGAAACACGGCAGGATACCTGAGTGTTCAGAGTGTCATGAGAATCACAGCCCGATGGTGACAATGAGCACGCCGGAATGCCTCGCTTGCCATCCTGTTCATACGCCTTTACAGATCGCCTATTCCGACGAGGTAGAAAATAACCTGATATGCGCCGGCTGCCACGATGTACCATTCGAGCAACTCAAGGCCCATCAGACCAAGCATTCGGAATTGGCATGCGCTGAATGCCATCCTGCG encodes:
- a CDS encoding cytochrome C, whose amino-acid sequence is MTVKNGNGMLIGVLSLLILAVCFACVKQRPAALQVAEPAQPEEVVPAEPAKAVEQPASVYDVEVKPLTSQECARCHMDQFTRIRKDGGKHVGVACTDCHEVYHAYNPLKNNYAEIMPKCSACHDNPHGKDKAVQKCANCHADPHRPVAAIPDPSNMEMQCRLCHTQVAQSLTRHPSKHTEEDCSSCHSQKHGRIPECSECHENHSPMVTMSTPECLACHPVHTPLQIAYSDEVENNLICAGCHDVPFEQLKAHQTKHSELACAECHPAHKELMACQDCHGDAPHNPAIHKKYPKCGDCHNIAHDLRM